A region of Rhizobium grahamii DNA encodes the following proteins:
- a CDS encoding transglycosylase SLT domain-containing protein has protein sequence MRIRTLLALVLLGLLASCATAPRQTRNICAVFEQRDGLFTSWQRAAEKSERKYGVPVPILMATMYVESGFQPNARPPRTKLFGFIPWTRQSTAYGYSQALNGTWDHYQSATGNWAARRTNFADAIDFIGWYHSQNSQVTGIQLNDAYSLYLAYYSGPKGYMRGDWRSNAQLQKTAQRFASMAANYQQQLQGCN, from the coding sequence ATGCGTATCCGTACCCTCCTGGCGCTTGTGCTATTGGGGCTCCTTGCCAGCTGCGCCACGGCTCCCCGCCAGACCCGCAACATCTGCGCCGTATTCGAACAGCGCGACGGCCTTTTCACCAGCTGGCAGCGTGCCGCTGAAAAGTCAGAGCGGAAGTACGGCGTTCCGGTGCCGATCCTCATGGCAACCATGTACGTGGAATCGGGATTCCAACCCAACGCCCGGCCACCGCGCACAAAGCTCTTCGGCTTCATTCCCTGGACGCGGCAGTCGACAGCCTACGGCTATTCGCAGGCGCTGAACGGCACCTGGGATCACTACCAGTCGGCAACCGGCAACTGGGCGGCACGGCGGACAAACTTCGCCGACGCGATCGATTTCATCGGCTGGTATCATTCGCAGAACAGCCAGGTCACCGGCATACAGCTGAACGATGCCTACAGCCTCTATCTGGCCTATTACTCAGGACCGAAGGGTTATATGCGCGGCGACTGGCGCTCGAACGCGCAGCTGCAGAAGACCGCACAGCGATTTGCAAGCATGGCGGCCAACTACCAGCAACAGCTTCAGGGGTGCAACTAA